The Flavobacteriales bacterium genome contains a region encoding:
- a CDS encoding transporter: MKHHYFFLTLLSILLLPQALEAQTAETIRTGRPGQSIGAFSLGDGLFQIQSGVYYNPVEFDGFDQTIYGNNTVLRYGITELFEISGVFDQVEFRSDEIADMSRTSIQLGGRYHLLDQQGIIPNVALQSRLSFSDLSDAQVGTVSILSTTINVLDNYTFFTNWKMITMDGVDEAAYAYTVNLSRSLSDRIGVFVEMYGSLSDFSSNFDTGLGYLVNDDLQLDISFGIQDQDGVQDRYIDAGISWRITPD; encoded by the coding sequence GTGAAACACCATTATTTCTTTCTGACCCTTTTATCCATCCTACTACTCCCACAGGCTCTCGAAGCCCAAACTGCAGAGACCATACGTACCGGGCGACCGGGGCAGTCCATTGGAGCCTTCAGTCTGGGGGATGGGCTCTTCCAGATCCAGAGCGGGGTCTACTACAACCCGGTCGAATTCGATGGCTTCGATCAGACCATCTACGGTAACAATACCGTACTCCGTTATGGCATCACCGAGCTCTTCGAGATCAGCGGGGTATTCGATCAGGTGGAGTTCAGAAGTGATGAGATAGCGGATATGAGTCGCACCTCCATCCAATTGGGAGGTCGATACCATCTTCTGGATCAGCAGGGTATCATCCCCAATGTGGCCCTGCAGTCCCGTCTTTCCTTCTCCGACCTATCCGATGCCCAAGTAGGTACCGTGAGCATCTTGTCCACTACCATCAATGTCTTGGACAACTACACCTTCTTCACCAATTGGAAGATGATCACGATGGACGGTGTGGATGAAGCCGCCTATGCCTACACGGTCAATCTTTCCCGTTCGCTCAGTGATAGAATCGGAGTCTTTGTAGAGATGTATGGAAGTCTATCGGATTTCAGTAGCAATTTCGATACGGGTCTGGGGTATCTGGTCAATGATGACCTGCAGTTGGATATCTCATTCGGCATTCAGGACCAGGACGGTGTACAGGACCGCTATATTGATGCAGGTATATCATGGAGGATCACACCCGACTGA